From Solanum stenotomum isolate F172 chromosome 2, ASM1918654v1, whole genome shotgun sequence:
CTGcctgaataaataattatatgggcttttatttatttttgttttttgatcTTAAAAAGATCTTGATCAGACAATGAAAAAGTTGTAACTATTTTCTGCTACATTTATGAGGGGAGGGGTTCCTTTCAATTCTTGGCTCTTGCTTGAGTTGTGTTTGTTCTGATCCGTGGTTATAGCTGTGTTCTTGTCAGGCTGCACTATTACAATGAAACTTTACTTTGTAGTCATTTTCATTACAGTGTGCAGTGGTTGAACTGTTTTGATTACACCAGTAAAGTTCCCTGAAACTATGAGTACTGGTCCAACAAAATCCACGCCAAATGGCTTTGAGAATTCTTTGAGACCGGAAGAAGAACAGAACAAGGTATCTCAATTTTTAAAGTTCCGTTCATGGTTTTAAGCTGGATTGTGCTAATAAACAGTACTTTATTTCTAGCAGATTGATGAGATGAGAAAGTTGATTGGGCCGCTTTCAGGTAAGTTGGCCCTTTATTGTTCTGATGCATCCATTTCAAGATATTTAGCAGCTCAAAGCTGGAATGTGAAGAAGGCAGCTAACATGCTTAAAGCATCCCTGAAGTGGAGACTGGATTTCATGCCTGAAGAAATTCGCTGGGTACTGTTACAGAACCTCCCCTCTCTCTGTCATGTTCTTTTTTACCATCTTCAAAAGTGTCTAGATACTCGTTTGACACTTATTTCTTGATGAACTTTTGGAACCTGCATTTATgggtctttctttcttttcttgtcCTTTTCTGTTTTGTGGAGGAGAAAGAATGATgcttttattaattaaaattaacttcTTTTGAGATTTACACCTCCTCAATCGGTAGACCTTTGGCTTGATCTGtgtcataattattatttatcgGTGACATTTTTTTCCCGATAAATTGTTTTGTGCATTACCTCAGTCTGTATCTGCAGGATTGTAACCTTGAAACGTGATAGTAGTATTTGTACTGATCATGTTGATAATAGTATCATCTGTTCTTTCTTgctattttttaattctttttaaaaagcaTTTCTTTGATACAGGATGATGTGGCTAGTGAAGCAGAAACAGGCAAAATTTATAGGTCAAACTATAAAGACAAGCATGGCAGGCCAGTTCTTGTCATGAGACCTCGTTGCCAGGTAGGTTTCAGTTTTGCTTTTTCTTTCTTGGGTAAAATAGTGTGTTACAATCATATCGCTTATGATCTTCTAATCCAATTGGTTAATTGAGATAATAATTGCAAGGAAAATGAACATTTAAAACCATTTAAACTCAGTTATATAGGCCTCAAAGCTACAATGTCtgtatcattctttttgtgTTATTTATATTACCTCTATTTCATGAACTTGATTCAAATTGATTATGCTCGTCTGTCTGTCAGCAACTAAGAAATGTACTTCAAAAACTGCATTAATAAGTTATACTGATTAATGTTTGGCTACAAGGAACTAACACAAGCTTGATAACATTTTGAGTCTCTCCTTGCAGAACACTAAGTCTGTAGAAGGACAGATGAAGTATTTAGTATATTGCATGGAAAACGCAGTTGTAAATCTCCCAGAAGACCAGGAACAGATGATCTGGTTGGTTGATTTTCATGGATACACTCTGTCAAATTTCTCAATCAAGGTGACAAAAGAAACGGCTCATATTTTGCAAGACTATTATCCTGAAAGACTGGGGATAGCTATTTTATATGATGCACCCAAAATATTTGAACCATTTTGGAAGGTAATTTGCCCTCAAACTTGTTTAAGTTAGCAGTTGTTAATTTTGTGAATGTTACACTACAGGATTCTACTTCTTTATAATGTGTACTgaataaattttgattataaTCATTGGCATGGACTGTGACCTCCAATATTAATATTGAAACCAAAGATCATCTTGACAATAAGAGATTTCCTGACACCATATAAAAGGATATCTTTTGGTATCTTAAGATTGCAGCAGTGAGGCTCACTGTCAGGTAAATGCCAAAGAAAAATGTTCATGCATGGGGTTGTCATGAGAATTGCATAACTGACGACATGGTCAATTGGTGTTTGCAATTGGTATATGAGCTGCATCACTTTTTAATACTCCTCTATCAGTCTTCTGTAGGCCTAGTCCTTTACTCTGGGTCTATGAGTTTGCTGGTAACTTGTTATCATGCAGACTGGGATTAGCTTTGTTTGCCTAAACTGAACCAAAGTCGTAGTTACTTCTGGCTTTCTGGGACTCCAAGACATTGTCTGCATGTCTTGCATAGTTGTAATTACTTTTTAGAAATTCAGTTGTGCGTAAGATGGCTGATGGATTTTGGTGCAAACGATGGCTTTCCCTAAGGACAGAAATGCTGAAACTTTGACAGCTAGTGTCTGCAGTAGAAAACTTAATTCATGTATTGCGATGCATGGAATATAGTAAGAAGAAAGAAGACAATGTTGTCAATCAGATGACCATGGACTTCTATTTTCACGAAATCTGAACACACTGAAACAGAGAAACTATAAAAAGTTAAGTGAGGAAAGAACGGCACGTGAGAACTAAATCAGTGCTTTTGATGAAAGCTAGTTTTACTTgatcaaagaaaaataactgGATAAAGATAAAAGGCCTtctgaagaaaagaaagaacagAGGAACCAGGATTGTTGACAGATGAATAATAAAAGCAGGAAAGTATGagttatatattaattacttatcCTCCCCCAAGATTTGGTTGGGTTATTTAGCAACCATTAGAGCGAAAATATGCGTCTGCTTTAATTTTAAGCATTCAAGTTGCTGCATTACTTAAGGTTACATTTGCTTTATTCCAGTGGATTCCCTTTGGACTCGGTTATCTCAAATATTAAGATGACACATCCCTTATTTGCAGCATCTCCATTTGATTACCAGGCaaccaattattttatttatctaaatgGTGCAGCTAGCAAAGCCTTTTTTGGACCCAAAGACTGTGAGCAAAATCCAATTTATGTACTCAGATGACCCCAACAGCAAGAAAATGATGGAAGAACTGTTTGACATGAGTCTGGTGGAGTCTGCATTTGGCGGAGATGATAAGGCTGATTTTGATGTCAATAAATATGCTGAGAGGATGAGAGAAGATGATAAAAAATTGTCTGCTTTCTGGAAGAAAGACGATAATTCTGCATCAAATGCACAGCCAACTGTGACAGCTGATCCCTCTTTATTGCCAACAAATTCTGATTCTGATTCTGAAGTCTTAGATGAGAAAGTAGAGAAACCTTCTCTTGATGTTGATGAAGAGGAATTATCAATTGAAGAAACTTTGCCTGGAACTGACAGTACAAATGCGAATGTTAAAGCAGTGTAACTAGATGCTCTCACAACATGGGCAAATTAACCATTTCTCCAAATGGTTCAGAACTGAGCAGAGAACATTTTGATGTAATGAGTGTGATATGCTATAAAATGAATGTTGTGCCACTTTATACTAGGTAGTTCTTTGGATGTTTTGCATATACCAATTCTTTTAACACAAGAAAATGTGGAGACAGTAGCTTTTGCAAAATGGCAGTTCATCAAATTGCTTTTACTGATATGTGTATAGTTGATAGCAGAAGAAATGATTGAAGTAGCAGTTGGAATATTAATTTGGCAATATGAATAGTTCAATTAGTGTAAATTACTACCATTTGAACGTGGTTAACTGACAATAATATAAGTCTTTCCATCTCCTTAGGAGTTAAAAGGATCTTTGGTTTGCCTTCTGATCTCATCAACAACTTATATAaatgaacttttaaaagaagaaatacgATATTTCTATAATCACCTTTTGTAAGTTCATGTGgtcatttttctttattttttcatagaGTTCCATTCctcatattatgattttttttccctttcaagaAGTACATTGTAGATGTCTTCATTAATAAATTGCATTACttcataaatacaaataaaatcagAGACTTTATGTCGCATATTTGTATTCAAGTGAAGAGGTGGTAgtcatatttatcttttctgTAAGATTATTCTTCCTCATATATTGTTTATGATCTAGCTATAGGTGAACCTATTTCTTAATTCTTGGTTTAATAGTAGTTcttaattgaaatatattttcttatggGAACATAACATGTGAAGAGGTTGTCAAATATCTAGAATTTGTTTATCCAAGATAAGAATTCATGTATAAGTTTTTTGTATGTCTTAAAGTGAACCTGACAGGGATGGCTATTTCATATTTCGTGCTCATTTTGTCATTGTCCTGTGAtgtgtgaaaaaaaaataattccgAAAGTGATAACTTTTAATTAAAGTATCTTTCTGAGTAAACTATTTTGTgttacaaacttaaaataaaaattgaagatcAACATGCAATGCACATTCAATGAAAATAGCATAATGTAAATGGAACCACTGCACATAGCTAGCTGAGAAAAGAAACCCCATGTATATTCTACATTGTCTTATTTATAAGCTGTATAGATGAACAAAAACACTAGTAAGCTCATTGTCTTTAATCTGTCTACTCATACAATTCACAGCATTAGAACAACACTTACGAAAAAAGTGGCCGAGTTTGTTTGGCCTATCTATGCGAAAGACTACATTAAACGAAAAAACAAATCACTCCCATTTGCAAGAGAAACTAGTCTTCAAGAGGCATATCAAATCTACTTCAACTGAAAGCAAACCCCTGCACAAACCATGACATAATTAGATTCAAGAATCATAGCAGGTGGTTTTCAAGTAATAGAACACCAGTAAATCGCCATACCTTGTCACATTACTCAAACATATCATCTAGCTTTTGTCTGTACTGAGCCAATTTCTGTGATTATGAAAAAGAAATGAGTACTTGGTCATACAAAGATAATCAATTAGCTATAACCGGCTAAATGCTAAAAATGCAGGACTTCAACAAATGTAAAGATTGTTTGCTTTGCATTTTACTATGTTCCTTTTTGACTTATTTCTTCTGTACTCTATGCCCGACTGAAGAATATCTCAATTAATGTTGGAGCGGTAAGAACCTGAGGATTCTTACTCAGACAACTTAGATCAAATGAAACTCCAAAGTATAGAAGCAAGCACCGCTGTTTCGCCTTTGTTAGAGGCAGCAGCAACCTAATTTTCCGATTCTTAACTATATGAAACTTCATACTTGTTTAGCAAACTATATGAAGTTCAACTTTGTGCTATAACCCAATTGGTATGCCCAATAATAACCTTTGCATGTTCAAAgctatttttcttaaatcattCCCTTAAAAGCAAATTAACCAGTTGATCAACAGGATTCTTTCAGGCTTCACTTTCATCTAACTGTTCGTCAAACAAGAATGTGACGTCTAGACAAAGACGAAACGACTTCAAACATAACTTTGAGAATTTGCATACCTTCGTATAAGCATAGACTGTTGCCTCAGTTGGGGCTGGAGGACTTCCTCTGCGAATAAACCTTCCTTCTTTAAATATGTAAAGCATGGGGATTCCAGTGGCAAGCTCCAAACTTATAACCTGATAAGGAGAGTTTCAATTCGTACTGTTTCCTAACAGGACAAGACAAAAAAAATGCAAGAGATTCCAATAAGTTTGAAATTCCACCTCTTGGGATGTTAGCTTGTCAAGATACATAATGATGGACCTCAATGAGTTCCCATGGGCTGCAatcattatattttttccaCTTGCCAGTTGGGGTTCAATCTGCAACATTACAGCAACAATGTCATTTCATAAAACCTAAAACAGGATTGATAATATGATGGAACAGAATATGCTTCAGCTTACGTGCTCTGTGAAGTAGGCAACAGCTCTCTCTGCACACATTTCCAAACTTTCTCCGTTCGGAGGAGGAATATCATAGCTACGACGCCACTCATGAACCTGCTCACTTCCATATTTATCAGCTGTTTCCTGCTTATTAAGACCTTGTAATTCCCCATACCTACAAAATAGCAAAGTCATACATCAGAACCATCAACTGATATATAAAGATATAGGAAAAATAACCTTGGAAGGAGAAGATGTTTTTACATTCTCTCATTTAGTTGCCAAGCTGTTACAACTGGTATACATTGCATGTTGGTATCTTCACTAAAGATCTGACTCCAAGCTCCTGCTTGTTCACTCTCTTCATGAATGATAGTTGGCACCTAAAATTGACATGAAAGTGgcaatgataaatattttaggCTACCAATACACTTCAGAGCAGAAGGATAAACCAAACTGAAAGGAGTCTACTGGAGTTTGAAAGCATGTATAGGAAAACGCACTATGCTTCTAATCAAACCATAATATTTCTATCTATTATGATACAGTTTCCCCCAAACACATCTTACCCTTGTGAAATGAAAGTAAGAAAAGTCCAAATGTTACAAGCTTTAACCACAAAATTACCTTCTTGCGGCGGTGCTGAGTCATGGCAAGCATGGCAGTCATTTGAGCACGAATCAAAGCAGAAGTATAGATCATGTCGACAGGTATATTACTAATTCGTTTCCCAGCTTCAACTGCCTCTTCCACACCCTTTGTAGTTAAAGGCACATCTACACAACCAGTGAACAAGTTTTTTTCGTTCCACATAGACTCACCGTGTCTAATCAGGATCAAAGCAGCTTCACCTGAAGGGAAAAGAGGAATATGGGAATCAGATGTGGTGCTGCAGAGTAGCTTAAAACAATCATATAATTTATCCCATGAAAATCATTTCCAGGAAGGGGAACAATTACTTCTTAATTTGATAATGAAAGAAATGATCACAGATTCATCTTATCTTATGCTGTGTGTatgattattttgaaaataacaGTTCAAGAGATGGACTATCATACTTGTTTTCTTGTTGGAGTCACTGGTGGTGGCACTTGATGGTGCTGAAGCTTCATCAAACACCGTAGCCTGAGAAGCAGAGGCGTGAATTACACAAGTACTTCTCTTTCTAGAACAAAAACTTCCTCCTCTCAACAATCCCACATCAACCTTGAAACCCTTGGACACTGATCTAAAGGAAACATGCCCATAATCAGGACACAATCCAGAGTTACCATTATTTCTACAAGACTGAAGAGTCCCAACCGATTGGTAAAGTGTCGTTGCAGCCATTCTGAGATCTGAGAAACCATAATTGTCAATGAAAAGTTCATGCAAATCAAAAACAGcaacatttcaagttttcaactaGTAAAGATGTAACAAGAAAGTAAAACACACTT
This genomic window contains:
- the LOC125856885 gene encoding 2,3-bisphosphoglycerate-dependent phosphoglycerate mutase 1-like; the protein is MAATTLYQSVGTLQSCRNNGNSGLCPDYGHVSFRSVSKGFKVDVGLLRGGSFCSRKRSTCVIHASASQATVFDEASAPSSATTSDSNKKTSEAALILIRHGESMWNEKNLFTGCVDVPLTTKGVEEAVEAGKRISNIPVDMIYTSALIRAQMTAMLAMTQHRRKKVPTIIHEESEQAGAWSQIFSEDTNMQCIPVVTAWQLNERMYGELQGLNKQETADKYGSEQVHEWRRSYDIPPPNGESLEMCAERAVAYFTEHIEPQLASGKNIMIAAHGNSLRSIIMYLDKLTSQEVISLELATGIPMLYIFKEGRFIRRGSPPAPTEATVYAYTKKLAQYRQKLDDMFE
- the LOC125855354 gene encoding uncharacterized protein LOC125855354 codes for the protein MSTGPTKSTPNGFENSLRPEEEQNKIDEMRKLIGPLSGKLALYCSDASISRYLAAQSWNVKKAANMLKASLKWRLDFMPEEIRWDDVASEAETGKIYRSNYKDKHGRPVLVMRPRCQNTKSVEGQMKYLVYCMENAVVNLPEDQEQMIWLVDFHGYTLSNFSIKVTKETAHILQDYYPERLGIAILYDAPKIFEPFWKLAKPFLDPKTVSKIQFMYSDDPNSKKMMEELFDMSLVESAFGGDDKADFDVNKYAERMREDDKKLSAFWKKDDNSASNAQPTVTADPSLLPTNSDSDSEVLDEKVEKPSLDVDEEELSIEETLPGTDSTNANVKAV